Genomic segment of Pararhodobacter zhoushanensis:
GGCGCTTATCTCGCTCCAGCAATTCTTTGAAGACACGCAGTCGCGGTCAGACGCTCCCAAAGTGAAAGGCGAAGTCAGGTGACACATTCGTATAAAGGACCCGGACGCGCGCCGATGTATGCCACCGAGGCGATGTGCGCCACGTCGCATCCCGCGGCGGCCCGCGTTGCCCTCGACATTCTGGGCCAAGGCGGAAACGCCGTCGATGCCGCGGTCGCCGGTGCCGTCGTGCTGGGGTATTGTGAACCCGCGATGGCCGGGCTGGGCGGCGATGTCTTCGCGCTGATCCACGACGCAAAGACCGGGGAAAGCCGGGGACTGAACGGATCGGGGCGCGCCCCTGCCGCGCTTCATGCTGCCGATCTGCGGGCCCGGGGCATGACGGCGGTGGGTCTCGACTCGATCCATGCCGTAACCGTGCCCGGCGCCGTCGATGCCTTCGACCGGCTGATCGCGCAAGAGGGGCGGCTCGATCTGGCGACGGTGCTTGCGCCGGCGATCCGCGTGGCCGAGCGCGGCGTGCCGGTCCATCGCCGCACTGCCATCGACGGGACGACGTTTGCGGGCCGGCTGCAGGGCGCAGGGCGGCAGCACTTCCTGCGTGACGGGCAGAGCTATCGCGAGGGCGACCTCTTCACCGCCCCCGGACAGGCAGAGGCGCTACGCCTGATTGCCCGCGACGGCGCGCGCGCTTTCTACGAAGGCCCGGTGATGGAAGATATCCTTGCCACGCTCAGGGCAGAGGGCGGCCTGCATACGGCCGAGGATTTCGCAAAGACCGAGGCCACCCCGGTCACGCCGATCCGGCGCGCGTACCGCGGCCATGACCTTGTCGAACTTCCGCCGAACGGTCAGGGAGCGACCGCGCTTTTGCTGTCCGGGCTTCTGGAGCGGTTCGATATCGCCCGTCTCGATCCGAAGGGCGCCGAGCGCGTCCATATCGAAGCCGAAGCGACGCGGCTGGCCTATGGCGCGCGCAACCGTTTCATCGGCGATCCGGGAGAGGGAGCGCTGAACCTCGACGGGATGCTTTCCGAAGCGGCCATCGACGAAATGGCGGGTCAGATCGATCTGACCCGCGCGGGACAGCCCCTTTCGCCACGCCCCGAGGCGCTTCACAAGGATACCGTCTATATCACCGTGGTCGACGGCGAGGGCCTGTGCGTTTCGCTGATCTACTCGCTCTTCTGGCCTTACGGATCGGGGTTCGCGTCCGAGAGGTTCGGCATTCCGCTGCAAAATCGCGGTGCCGGGTTCACCTTGCAGGAAGGCCATGTGAATGAGCTGATCGGCGGCAAGCGCCCGCTGCACACCCTGTTGCCCGGTTTGCTTGAGGTTCCGGGCCAGTATGCAATGCCGTTCGGCGTGATGGGCGGCGCCTATCAGGCGACGGGACACGCCCATTTCGTTTCGAACCTCGTCGATTTCGGAATGGATGTTCAGGCGGCGATCGACGCGCCGCGCAGCTTCCTCGACATCACGTCGGGCAAGCTGGAGATCGAAAGCACCTTCGACGAAGCGGTCGCGGCCAGACTTGCCGAGATGGGGCACACAGTGACGCGTGCAGCCATCGGCATGGGCGGGGCGCAGGCGATCCGCCGGGACGCCGCGACCGGGCTTCTGACCGGCGGCAGCGATCCGCGCAAAGACGGCCTGGCTCTGGGGATCTGAAATGACCACGCAGCCCCCCAGAACCCGTATGAAAATCAGTTTTTCCGGGACGCTGCGCGGGGTTGCTGCCCTTGCTGTCGTCTCTCTGCTGATGGTGCAGATCGTGATCGTCGCCCTGCGCTATGTCTTCTCGCTGGGGGCGCCATGGGCGACGGATCTGCTTGCCTATCTGTTCTTCCTCATCGTGTCGCTGCCGATGGCCGGGGTCATCCTGAACAATGAGAGCGTCAGGGTCGACGTGTTCAGCGATCGGTTCTCGCCGCGCACCCGCCGCGCCATCGACCGGATCGCGTTGCTGGGCCTTCTGTTCCCGGCGGCAGGCTGGGCCGCATGGACCTCGGTGCCGATGGTGCGGACATCGTGGCGGGTTCTCGAGAGTTCGCCCACCCTCGGAGGCCTGCCGGGCTTTTTCATCCTCAAGACAGTGACGGCGCTGGTGTTCGCCACGCTCGCTCTGGTCGCGCTGATCGTGGGCCTGCGTCCCAGTCTCTACGGAAAGGAAGACGACAGATGAGCGCTGTGCTTCTGGCTCTTCTCGGTGTTCTGCTGCTGGGTGGCATCCTGTCCGGCGCGCCCGTCGGCTTCGTCCTGCTGGGTGTCCCGACGCTGGTGGCGTTTCTGGGGGCATCGCTCGGCGTCTTCGACCTTGCCTTTCTCTCGGCCTTCCCGTCGCGGGCCTTTGGCATTCTGACCAACGACGTCTTCCTGTCGGTGCCACTTTTCGTGCTGATGGGCGGGCTGCTGGAGCGTTCCAGCATCGCCAAACGGATGATGCTGACGGCCGGGGCGCTGTTTGGCAACCGACGGGGTGGCATGGCCTATGCGGTCGTGATCGTCGGGGCCTTGCTCGCCGCCTCGACCGGGGTGATCGGCGCGACCATCTTCATGCTGGGTCTGATCGCGATGCCCGCCATGTTGCAGGCGGGGTATTCCAAGTCGCTGGCCTCGGGCGTCATCTGCGCCTCGGGGTCGCTGGGTCAGATCATCCCTCCATCGATCCTGCTGATCCTGCTGACCGACCAGATTTCTTCGGCGTATCAGGCCGGGCGGCGATCGGCCGGGGAATGGGCGGTCGAGCCGGTCTCGGTCGGTGACCTGTTCGCGGGCGCCTTCATTCCGGGCCTGATGCTGGTCGGGCTTTACCTTGTCTACATCTTCGTCACCTCGCTGCACCGCCCCGAAAGCTGCCCGCCGGTGATCCAGCGCGACGAACAGGGAAACAGAACCCGGCCCGGTCTGGGCGAAGTGACCTATTCGCTGGTTCTGCCGCTGCTTCTGATCCTGATCGTTCTCGGGTCCATCCTTGGAGGGATTGCCACCGCAACCGAGAGCGCGGCGCTTGGGGCCGCGGGAGCACTTGTCATGACGGCGATGGACCGCGACGGGGTGCCCCGCTGGCGGTGGGCGCTCATGGCCACCGTCCTGCCCGCCGCGTTCGCCTTGGTGCTGGTCAAGGTTCTGGGCGGTGCACAGGCCTCTCCGCTGGTCGCCGGGATCGGCACCGTGGCGCTGGTGACGCTGAGCATCGGCACACTTGCCGCGCTGGTGCAGGAAATTCATCGCGGCGGCATGTGGGACGTGACGCTGAGCACCGCGAGCATGGTGTCCATGCTGACCTTGATCGTGCTGGGGGCGACCATGCTGTCGCTGGTCTTTCGGGGCTTGCATGGCGAAGCCATCGTCGAGGAGTTTCTCCACGGGCTTCCGGGCGGCAGCATCACGGCGGTGCTGGTCGTCATGGCCATCATCTTCGTGCTCGGCTTCATCATCGAATATGTCGAGATCATCTTCATCGTCGTGCCGATCGCCGGTCCGCCGCTGATGGCCGCCGGGGTCGACCCGGTGTGGTTCGCCATCCTCGTAAGCCTGAATCTGCAAATCAGCTTCCTCACGCCGCCCTTCGGCTACGCGCTCTTTTACTTCCGGCGCGTCGCGCCTCCGGCCGTGCAAACCATCGACATCTACAAGGGGATCGTGCCGTTCATCTTCTTGCAGATGGTCGCGCTGACCATTGTCTTCCTGGTCCCTGACCTCGCGACGTGGCTGCCGAACGTGATCTACCATTGAACGGCGCAGACAACAGGGAACAAAAGAAAATGAAAAGAAGAACATTCCTCTCCAGCGCAGCTGTCGCTCCGGCGGCTCTGGCGGCCCCCACGATTGCGCGTGCGCAGGCGCAACATAACTGGAAACTGGTGACTTCAGTGCCGCGTGGCCTGCCCGGTCCGGGTGTCTCGGCCCAACGCTGGGCCGACCGCATCACGCAGATTTCCGAAGGAGCGATCAACGTTCAGGTGTTCGGCGCAGGAGAGCTCGTCGCGCCCTTCGCCACGCAGGAGGCCGTCGAAAGCGGCACGGCCGAGGTCTATCACGGCTCAGGGACGTGGTTCTCGGGCCGAGACATCGCGCATGCCTTCTTCACCGCCGCACCGTTCGGCCTGACCTATGACGAGATGCACGCCTGGATGTATTTCGGCGGCGGTCAGGAGCTTCTGGACGAATTCACCAACGACCGGGGCCTGAAGATCTTCATCGGCGGCGGCTCGGGTGTTCAGACCGCCGGCTGGTTCAAGCGGGAAATCACCTCGCTCGCCGACCTTCAGGGGCTGAACTTCCGCGCCGCCGGGCTCTACGGCGAAGTGCTGCGCAAACTGGGGGTGAACCCGACCTCGATCCCGCCCGGTGACATCTTTGCAGCCCTTCAGGCGGGTACGCTGGACGGGGCCGAATGGGTGGGGCCGTCCAACGACCTCGCCTTCGGCCTGCAGAACGTCGCAGGCTACATGTATGCACCGACGCCCGTCGAAGTTTATGGCGGCATCGAGTTCGGGATCGGCATGGAGGTCTGGGAGGCACTGACCGACAGTCAGCGGCTCATGGTCGAAACGATCACCGAGGCGGAAGCCAACAAATCTTACGCCGACACGTTCCATGCGAATCTCGCCGCCTTCGAGAGGCTGCGCTCGAATCCCGACCTGACCATTGGTGAGTTCCCCGACGATGTCTGGAACGGGATCGAAACGGCCTGCGCCGAAGTCATCGAAGAGGTGAAAGAGACCAGCGCGTTCCACCGCCGCTTCGTCGATGCCTACTACGACTATGTGCGGCAAGCGACCGGCTACAAGCAATTCTACGATACCGGGTTCATGGTGCGTCGTCAGAACTTCTTCATGTGACACCAAGGGCGGACCCGTCGTCGGGCGGGTCCGCGCCAGATCGAAAGACACCCCTTCATGACCATGGATCCCGTGCTGCTTGTTCAGCTGGTGTTGTTGCTGCTGGTTATCGGCGCGTTTGCCGGCGTGCTGGCGGGCCTTCTCGGCGTCGGCGGCGGTATCGTGCTCGTACCCGCCTTCTATTACGGCTTCACGCTTCTGGGCTTTGGCAGCGACGAACTGATGCAGATCTGTATCGCGACATCGCTTGCCACGATCGTCGTCACCTCGGGCAGGTCGCTTCACGCCCATAACAAACGCGGTGCCGTCGACTGGGCCATTCTGAAGAGCTGGGCGCCCGGCATCCTGATCGGGTCAGCCATCGCGGTGTTTGTGGCGGCGCAGTTGCGCTCCACCACGTTGCAGGGAATCTTCGGCGTGCTGGCGCTGATCGTCGGCCTGTACATGGCGTTCGGACGCGAAAGATGGCGGCTCGCCCCCGAGATGCCCGGCGGTTTCGTGCGGGCCGCGTGCTCGCCGCTGATCGGCTTCCTGTCGGTGCTCATGGGGATCGGCGGCGGATCGTTCGGCGTCCCGTTCATGACGCTGCACGGGGTCGCCATTCACCGCGCGGTGGCAACGGCTGCGGGCTTCGGCCTGTTGATCGCGGTGCCGTCCGTGATCGGCTTTGCCTTCCTTCCCATTGCCATACACCCGCCCCTGACACTGGGGGCCATCAATATTCCAACCTTTCTGGTCGTGGTGTCGATGACGCTTCTGACCGCGCCTCTTGGCGCGCGCCTGGCACATGCGACGCAACCTGTTCTGCTGAAACGCCTATTCGGTGTGTTCCTGATTCTGGTTGCGCTCAACATGCTGCGCCGCGCGCTTGGGCTCTGACGTGGATGAGACAGCCATGACCACCGATATCCCCGCCTATTCCGGCCCCGACCTCTGCGCCCTGAGCGCGGTGGCGGTGGTCGACCTGCTGCGCCGCGGTGACGTGTCGCCCGAGGAACTCATCGCCGCGTCAGAGACGCGCCACGCCCAGACAGACCCCGCCGTCAACGCGATGCCGACCACCTGTTTCGACCGTGCCCGCAAGGCTGCCCGGTCGCTGCCAGCACCCTCCGAGACGCGCGGCGCGCTCTATGGTTTGCCCGTGGGCATCAAGGACCTGACCGCGGTCGAGGGGGTGCGCACCACCTGGGGCACGGCAGCGCTTGCAGAGTACGTGCCCGAGGCGTCAGACCCTCTGGTCGAGCGAGATCGAACGACGCGGGGGTCTTGTCATCGGCAAGACGAACACCCCGGAATTCGGCGCCGGTGCCAACACCTTCAACGCCATCTTCGGCGCGACCCGCAACCCGCATGACACGCGGCTCAATCCGGCGGGATCGTCGGGCGGGGCGGCAGCCGGGCTGGCGGTGGGCCAGACCTGGCTGAGCCATGGATCCGATCACGGGGGCAGCCTGCGCACACCGGCCGCGTATTGCGGTGTCGTCGGCCTGCGCCCCAGCCCCGGCCTGGTGGCGGGCGGCCCCGCGCAGGCGGGCTACATCACCGAGGGTGTACAGGGGCCGATGGCCCGGTCGGTCACGGACCTTGCCCTGTTTCTCGACACGATGACCGGGTTCGACCCGCGCTACCCGCTGTCATACCCGGCCGATCCCGCGCCCTACCGGGACGCCGTCACCCGCGCCGAGCCTGCCGGCCTGCGCATCGGGTATCTGCCCGACCTGTCCGGCGAAAGCGCCGTCGACCTCGAGATGCGGGATCATATCGACACGGCGATGACCCGCATGGCAGCAGCGGGGGCGGCGGTCGATACCGTGACCCCGGACCTGTCGGGCATGCGCCGCGCCTATTATGTGCAGCGCGGCCTGTTGTGGGCGACGCTCATGCGCGACATCGACCCTGCGGTCCGGGCAAAGTTCAAACCGACGCTTGAGGGCAACCTGCGCGACGGGCTGGCACTGACCATGGACGACATCATCGAGTCGCAGCTGATCCGGTCGCGGCTTTACGACACGATGCAGGCGGTCTTTGACCATGTCGACGTACTGGCCTGCCCGGTGGTGGGGACGATGCCGCACCCGGTCGAGGAGGAATGGGTGCGGCGGATCGACGGGAAAGAGCTGACGTTCTACATGGATTGGCTGGATTGCGGGTTCCTTGCCACCGCGCTCGGACTGCCCGCCCTGTCGGTGCCGGTGGGGCGCAATGCGGCGGGGATTCCGGTGGGACTGCAACTGATCGGCAAGCCGCGCGGCGAGCGGGACCTGCTTGCCGCAGCGCGCAGTGTCGAACTGGTTTTCGGCGGCCCCCTGCCGGTGATCGACCCGGTTGTCCGCCACAGTTAAGCGGGCCTTTTCTCAGGCGAGAAAGATGCCCGCTACCCGCCTGCGTCCTGTGGCGGGCGACGGGTCCTGCACGGCACCCACCGGCGCTCTGGACGTGGCCGTCCCTCCGGCCGGTGCAACAAACAAACCAGTGATACCGCGAGAGGGCGATCTTTTGGGTCATTGCCACGGTTGGTTTCGGCTTTGGCGCCGAGGTGTCGGCATCAGCGAGTGGCAACTGCGCAGTCGGCAGAATGCCCAGAAGGACTGCCGCACCAGTCTAGTCACTGACCTGACCAGCAGGCCTAAAGAACCTGATCAGGCGGCCTTTTCTGTCGGTCATCGGTTGGAGTTTGAAGGTCATCGCGCCCTTGGTGCGACCGATCAGAGGGGTCGTCGGCTCCACCGTTTCGGCGGCCCGCCCCGCGATTATTCGGGCGAACAACCGCGCTGACTTCTTCCTGCAGCGGGGACCACTGCCCTTGCAGATGCGCGTGATTTTTCTGGTTCATGGTGCAGGTATAAAGCCTGACAGCGGTCACGGGCATGGATTGCATCGACTGATCCAGACCGAAAGGTCCTGTATCTGCAGTCATATCTCCGCAGAAACAGGCATCGACCATCGACGTTTTTTACCACCGGGAAATGCGGCGCTGTCATCGTGCACGACTCAGCACTGAAGCCGGCACGCGCCGCACCTCTCGGGCGCGTCGATCTGCACGGCGGGGCCGCTGAAAACTCCAATAAAATAACGGCTTTTCAGCTGAATGCACTTAATGATGGTTTATAACTCAACAAATATCTGGCCACGTTTCCCGCCGCGCGCTAGCCTGAGTCAATCGCACATGGGAGGATAGCCAAGATGCCAACACTCGTCGTGAACGGGACCAGCATGGATTTCGATGCCGAGCCCGATACCCCCCTGCTGTGGGTCCTGCGTGAGCAGCTGGGCCTGACCGGCACCAAATACGGCTGCGGCGTCGCTGCCTGCGGCGCCTGCACCGTCCATATCGACGGAATCGCCACCCGGTCTTGCCAGATGCAGATCCAGGACATCCGACCGGGCGAGGAGATCACCACAATCGAGGGCCTGTCGCCCGACCGCTCGCACCCGATCCAGCAGGCCTGGGCCGAACTGGACGTGCCGCAATGCGGCTATTGCCAGTCGGGTCAGATCATGGCCGCCGCAGCCTTTCTGCACGATTTCCCCGAACCCACGGACGAGGACATCAAGGAGAACATGACCAATCTGTGCCGCTGCGGGACTTACAACCGGATCAAGGCGGGCATCAAGCGCGCCGCCGAACTCAGCTGAGGGGGGACACCATGACACATCGCTTCACCTTGTCCCGCCGGTCGTTTCTGGCCGGGACCGCCGCTGCTGGCGGCATGTCGCTGGGCTTTTCGCTGCCCGCGCTGGCGCAGGACGCCCCAACCGGGGATATCCCCGAGATGAACGCCTGGGTTGTCATCAACCCTGACAATACCGTCGTCGTCCGCATCGCCAAGATCGAGATGGGCCAGGGCACGCTGACCGGCCTTGCCCAGTTGGTGGCCGAAGAACTGGAATGCGACTGGGACAACGTCACCTGGAGCTATCCGACTCCGGGCGAGAACGTCGCGCGCAGCCGGGTCTGGGGCTCGTTCGGCACCTTCGGCAGTCAGGGCATCCGCACCTCGCACCAGATGGTGCGCGAAGGCGGTGCCGCGGCGCGCATGATGCTGGTGCAGGCCGCCGCGAACCGCTGGGGCGTCGATGCCGGCACGCTGAGCGTGTCCAAGGGCGTGATCACCGGGCCGGGCGGCGAGACGCTGACCTATGGCGATGTCGCCTCGGACGCGGCCAGTCTTGAAGTGCCGACCGAGGTGACGCTGAAGGATCCCGCCGATTGGACCATCGCGGGCGCGCGGGTGCTGCGGCT
This window contains:
- a CDS encoding gamma-glutamyltransferase family protein encodes the protein MYATEAMCATSHPAAARVALDILGQGGNAVDAAVAGAVVLGYCEPAMAGLGGDVFALIHDAKTGESRGLNGSGRAPAALHAADLRARGMTAVGLDSIHAVTVPGAVDAFDRLIAQEGRLDLATVLAPAIRVAERGVPVHRRTAIDGTTFAGRLQGAGRQHFLRDGQSYREGDLFTAPGQAEALRLIARDGARAFYEGPVMEDILATLRAEGGLHTAEDFAKTEATPVTPIRRAYRGHDLVELPPNGQGATALLLSGLLERFDIARLDPKGAERVHIEAEATRLAYGARNRFIGDPGEGALNLDGMLSEAAIDEMAGQIDLTRAGQPLSPRPEALHKDTVYITVVDGEGLCVSLIYSLFWPYGSGFASERFGIPLQNRGAGFTLQEGHVNELIGGKRPLHTLLPGLLEVPGQYAMPFGVMGGAYQATGHAHFVSNLVDFGMDVQAAIDAPRSFLDITSGKLEIESTFDEAVAARLAEMGHTVTRAAIGMGGAQAIRRDAATGLLTGGSDPRKDGLALGI
- a CDS encoding TRAP transporter small permease subunit yields the protein MKISFSGTLRGVAALAVVSLLMVQIVIVALRYVFSLGAPWATDLLAYLFFLIVSLPMAGVILNNESVRVDVFSDRFSPRTRRAIDRIALLGLLFPAAGWAAWTSVPMVRTSWRVLESSPTLGGLPGFFILKTVTALVFATLALVALIVGLRPSLYGKEDDR
- a CDS encoding TRAP transporter large permease; translation: MSAVLLALLGVLLLGGILSGAPVGFVLLGVPTLVAFLGASLGVFDLAFLSAFPSRAFGILTNDVFLSVPLFVLMGGLLERSSIAKRMMLTAGALFGNRRGGMAYAVVIVGALLAASTGVIGATIFMLGLIAMPAMLQAGYSKSLASGVICASGSLGQIIPPSILLILLTDQISSAYQAGRRSAGEWAVEPVSVGDLFAGAFIPGLMLVGLYLVYIFVTSLHRPESCPPVIQRDEQGNRTRPGLGEVTYSLVLPLLLILIVLGSILGGIATATESAALGAAGALVMTAMDRDGVPRWRWALMATVLPAAFALVLVKVLGGAQASPLVAGIGTVALVTLSIGTLAALVQEIHRGGMWDVTLSTASMVSMLTLIVLGATMLSLVFRGLHGEAIVEEFLHGLPGGSITAVLVVMAIIFVLGFIIEYVEIIFIVVPIAGPPLMAAGVDPVWFAILVSLNLQISFLTPPFGYALFYFRRVAPPAVQTIDIYKGIVPFIFLQMVALTIVFLVPDLATWLPNVIYH
- a CDS encoding TRAP transporter substrate-binding protein encodes the protein MKRRTFLSSAAVAPAALAAPTIARAQAQHNWKLVTSVPRGLPGPGVSAQRWADRITQISEGAINVQVFGAGELVAPFATQEAVESGTAEVYHGSGTWFSGRDIAHAFFTAAPFGLTYDEMHAWMYFGGGQELLDEFTNDRGLKIFIGGGSGVQTAGWFKREITSLADLQGLNFRAAGLYGEVLRKLGVNPTSIPPGDIFAALQAGTLDGAEWVGPSNDLAFGLQNVAGYMYAPTPVEVYGGIEFGIGMEVWEALTDSQRLMVETITEAEANKSYADTFHANLAAFERLRSNPDLTIGEFPDDVWNGIETACAEVIEEVKETSAFHRRFVDAYYDYVRQATGYKQFYDTGFMVRRQNFFM
- a CDS encoding sulfite exporter TauE/SafE family protein, which encodes MDPVLLVQLVLLLLVIGAFAGVLAGLLGVGGGIVLVPAFYYGFTLLGFGSDELMQICIATSLATIVVTSGRSLHAHNKRGAVDWAILKSWAPGILIGSAIAVFVAAQLRSTTLQGIFGVLALIVGLYMAFGRERWRLAPEMPGGFVRAACSPLIGFLSVLMGIGGGSFGVPFMTLHGVAIHRAVATAAGFGLLIAVPSVIGFAFLPIAIHPPLTLGAINIPTFLVVVSMTLLTAPLGARLAHATQPVLLKRLFGVFLILVALNMLRRALGL
- a CDS encoding amidase family protein; its protein translation is MTTDIPAYSGPDLCALSAVAVVDLLRRGDVSPEELIAASETRHAQTDPAVNAMPTTCFDRARKAARSLPAPSETRGALYGLPVGIKDLTAVEGVRTTWGTAALAEYVPEASDPLVERDRTTRGSCHRQDEHPGIRRRCQHLQRHLRRDPQPA
- a CDS encoding amidase; translated protein: MGKTNTPEFGAGANTFNAIFGATRNPHDTRLNPAGSSGGAAAGLAVGQTWLSHGSDHGGSLRTPAAYCGVVGLRPSPGLVAGGPAQAGYITEGVQGPMARSVTDLALFLDTMTGFDPRYPLSYPADPAPYRDAVTRAEPAGLRIGYLPDLSGESAVDLEMRDHIDTAMTRMAAAGAAVDTVTPDLSGMRRAYYVQRGLLWATLMRDIDPAVRAKFKPTLEGNLRDGLALTMDDIIESQLIRSRLYDTMQAVFDHVDVLACPVVGTMPHPVEEEWVRRIDGKELTFYMDWLDCGFLATALGLPALSVPVGRNAAGIPVGLQLIGKPRGERDLLAAARSVELVFGGPLPVIDPVVRHS
- a CDS encoding (2Fe-2S)-binding protein, whose translation is MPTLVVNGTSMDFDAEPDTPLLWVLREQLGLTGTKYGCGVAACGACTVHIDGIATRSCQMQIQDIRPGEEITTIEGLSPDRSHPIQQAWAELDVPQCGYCQSGQIMAAAAFLHDFPEPTDEDIKENMTNLCRCGTYNRIKAGIKRAAELS